One Nostoc sp. UHCC 0302 DNA window includes the following coding sequences:
- a CDS encoding aldo/keto reductase translates to MTEKQTRRNFLITTVATAGGIMATTSLQQNATNTASPPATMPERVLGRTEVKVPIFGLGGAGQTPLSTEGKEREAVEMIQKALELGIRYFDTAASYGPSEDYLGKVLPAHRSKIFLTSKTDKRDRDGAWRELERSLKRLNTDYLDLWQLHHVSFTEELDTIFSKSGAIKAFEEARQQKLVRFAGITGHHDPQVIAEGLRRYPFHTTLIPINAADKHHPQPFIPVVLPVAQEKNVGVIAMKVPAYGRLFKSGGLRGMQQALGYALSQPGVHCCVIAAETVAQLEGNVKIARAFQPLNEKELAAIAEQTASIWEDSTFFRAWH, encoded by the coding sequence GAGGTATTATGGCAACTACTAGTTTGCAACAAAATGCCACCAACACCGCTTCACCGCCAGCAACAATGCCAGAAAGAGTTCTGGGACGTACGGAAGTAAAAGTGCCTATCTTCGGGTTGGGAGGTGCAGGACAAACGCCCTTATCCACGGAAGGAAAAGAGCGTGAGGCTGTAGAAATGATTCAAAAAGCACTCGAACTTGGCATCCGCTACTTTGATACGGCAGCTAGTTATGGGCCAAGTGAAGATTATTTAGGCAAAGTCTTACCAGCACACCGCTCAAAGATATTCTTAACGAGCAAGACAGATAAAAGAGACCGTGATGGTGCATGGCGAGAATTAGAGCGATCGCTTAAACGTCTCAATACAGATTATCTCGATTTGTGGCAGTTGCATCATGTCTCTTTTACCGAAGAACTTGATACCATCTTTAGTAAGTCTGGGGCAATTAAAGCTTTTGAAGAAGCAAGACAGCAGAAACTTGTGCGGTTCGCAGGTATTACCGGACATCATGATCCGCAAGTGATTGCTGAAGGTTTGCGACGCTATCCTTTCCACACTACACTAATTCCTATTAATGCCGCTGACAAACACCACCCGCAACCCTTCATTCCTGTAGTTTTACCAGTTGCTCAAGAAAAAAATGTTGGTGTGATTGCGATGAAAGTCCCGGCTTACGGTCGGCTTTTTAAATCAGGTGGGTTAAGAGGTATGCAGCAAGCTTTAGGATATGCTTTGTCTCAGCCTGGAGTTCATTGTTGCGTGATTGCGGCTGAAACAGTTGCACAATTAGAGGGTAACGTCAAGATAGCGCGTGCTTTTCAACCCCTTAATGAGAAAGAATTGGCTGCGATCGCCGAACAAACTGCTAGTATCTGGGAAGATAGTACATTTTTCCGTGCTTGGCATTAA
- a CDS encoding DNA cytosine methyltransferase → MAHEMRKQRPIAVDLFAGAGGMTLGFEQAGFDVLAAVEIDPIHCAIHEFNFPFCSVLCKSVVETTGEEIRNRSEIGDREIDAVICGSPCQGFSLIGKRAFDDPRNSLVFHFHRLVLELQPKFFVMENVRGITVGEHKQILKTLISEFKIHGYQVEENYQVLNAARYGVPQSRERLFLLGARKDVELPKYPLPITKPAQPNDSTRENLSVLPDSPTVWEAIGDIPEVEKYSDLLKQDWVVAEYGKPSNYALKLRRISTLVDDYSYEREFDSRILSSSLRTKHSSETIQRFAATTQGEREPISRFHKLHPAGVCNTLRAGTDMYKGSFTSPRPIHPFTPRCITVREAARLHSYPDWFRFHVTKWHGFRQVGNSVPPLLAKAVATEIVRRLNILPFKASFRQQLGDEKLLQLQMLQAAQRYSKY, encoded by the coding sequence ATGGCTCATGAGATGAGAAAGCAAAGACCGATCGCAGTTGATTTGTTCGCAGGCGCTGGCGGTATGACCCTCGGCTTTGAACAAGCTGGTTTTGATGTGCTAGCAGCCGTAGAAATTGACCCTATCCACTGTGCAATCCATGAGTTTAACTTCCCTTTTTGCTCAGTGTTATGTAAAAGTGTTGTTGAAACAACAGGGGAAGAGATTAGAAACCGATCTGAAATTGGCGATCGCGAAATTGATGCAGTAATTTGTGGTTCACCATGTCAAGGTTTTTCACTAATTGGTAAACGCGCTTTTGATGACCCACGGAACTCTTTGGTATTTCACTTTCATCGGTTGGTTTTAGAACTACAACCGAAATTTTTTGTGATGGAAAATGTCCGAGGTATCACAGTTGGGGAACATAAACAAATTCTCAAAACTTTGATTAGCGAGTTTAAAATTCATGGCTATCAGGTTGAAGAAAATTATCAAGTTTTAAATGCTGCTCGTTACGGCGTACCACAGTCCCGTGAAAGATTATTTCTTTTGGGAGCAAGGAAGGATGTAGAGTTACCGAAATATCCTCTACCAATTACTAAACCAGCTCAACCAAATGATTCGACACGAGAAAATTTATCTGTGCTTCCAGATAGCCCAACTGTTTGGGAGGCGATTGGAGATATACCTGAAGTAGAAAAATACTCAGATTTACTCAAGCAGGATTGGGTAGTAGCAGAGTACGGTAAGCCTAGTAATTACGCTCTTAAACTTCGCCGCATCAGCACTTTAGTAGATGATTATTCCTATGAGCGTGAATTCGATTCCCGAATTCTCTCTTCAAGTTTACGTACAAAACATTCAAGCGAAACTATTCAACGCTTTGCTGCTACAACCCAGGGAGAAAGAGAGCCAATTAGCCGTTTTCATAAATTACATCCTGCTGGTGTTTGTAACACTTTAAGAGCAGGAACAGATATGTATAAAGGTTCTTTCACATCTCCTAGACCAATTCATCCATTTACACCCCGATGTATTACAGTTAGGGAGGCGGCAAGACTGCATTCTTACCCTGACTGGTTTAGATTTCATGTGACTAAATGGCACGGATTTCGGCAAGTCGGCAACTCTGTACCGCCACTATTAGCAAAGGCTGTAGCAACAGAGATTGTTCGTAGATTAAATATATTACCTTTTAAGGCGAGTTTCCGGCAGCAATTGGGAGACGAAAAATTACTACAATTGCAGATGTTACAAGCTGCACAACGCTATTCTAAATACTAG
- the lpxB gene encoding lipid-A-disaccharide synthase has translation MRIFISTGEVSGDLQGSLLIKALKRQATAANLELDILALGGEKMVEAGATLLGNTSGIGSMGLLESLPYILPTLQVQRKAIASLKQNPPDLVVLIDYMGPNIGIGTYMQQHLPQVPVLYYIAPQEWVWSVNVRNTARIVSFTHKLLAIFPEEARYFRDKGAKVTWVGHPLVDHMQNAPSRQAAREKLGITPEQIAIALLPASRHQELKYLLPVIFQAAQTIQAKLPEVHFWIPLSLEIYRQPIEEAIRRYDLRATVVSSQQKEVFAAADFAITKSGTVNLELALLNVPQVVAYRLHPITVWFARKILKGSIPFASPANLVVMKEIVPEFLQEQATPENITQAAMELLLNPDRRQQTLVDYEEMRQCLGEVGVCDRAAQEILQMLPGAGN, from the coding sequence ATGCGGATATTTATCAGCACTGGCGAAGTATCTGGTGATTTGCAAGGGTCGCTGCTAATTAAAGCGCTGAAGCGTCAAGCCACTGCTGCAAACTTGGAATTAGACATTTTGGCTCTAGGGGGCGAAAAAATGGTAGAGGCAGGGGCAACTCTGCTGGGCAATACTAGTGGCATCGGCTCAATGGGTCTTCTAGAAAGCTTGCCTTATATTTTGCCCACTCTCCAGGTGCAGCGAAAGGCGATCGCTTCTCTAAAACAAAATCCACCTGACTTAGTGGTGCTGATTGACTACATGGGGCCTAATATCGGCATTGGCACTTATATGCAACAGCATTTACCACAAGTGCCTGTGCTGTATTATATTGCTCCCCAAGAGTGGGTATGGTCAGTCAATGTACGTAACACTGCCAGAATAGTTAGCTTTACACACAAGCTGTTGGCAATCTTCCCAGAAGAAGCCCGTTACTTTCGCGACAAAGGCGCAAAAGTAACTTGGGTGGGGCATCCTTTAGTTGACCATATGCAAAATGCTCCGAGTCGCCAAGCAGCCCGTGAAAAATTGGGAATTACGCCCGAACAGATAGCGATCGCTCTCCTCCCTGCTTCTCGCCATCAAGAATTAAAATATCTTTTACCAGTTATTTTTCAAGCTGCTCAAACTATTCAAGCCAAATTACCCGAAGTTCATTTTTGGATTCCTCTGTCTTTGGAAATTTATAGACAACCAATCGAGGAGGCAATTAGGCGTTACGATCTGCGAGCGACAGTCGTATCAAGTCAACAAAAAGAAGTTTTTGCCGCAGCTGATTTCGCTATCACTAAATCTGGCACTGTCAACCTGGAACTTGCTTTGTTAAACGTGCCGCAAGTTGTAGCTTACCGCTTGCATCCGATTACTGTTTGGTTTGCCAGGAAAATCCTTAAAGGTTCTATACCCTTCGCTTCGCCAGCCAACTTAGTTGTGATGAAAGAGATTGTGCCAGAGTTCTTACAAGAGCAAGCCACACCAGAGAATATCACTCAAGCAGCAATGGAATTACTACTCAATCCTGACCGCAGACAGCAAACTTTGGTAGATTATGAGGAAATGCGGCAGTGTTTAGGAGAAGTAGGCGTATGCGATCGCGCTGCTCAAGAGATTTTGCAGATGCTACCGGGGGCTGGGAACTAG
- the lpxA gene encoding acyl-ACP--UDP-N-acetylglucosamine O-acyltransferase, with the protein MKTLIHPTAVVHPNSELHPTVQVGAYAVIGAHVKVGAETIIGAHVVLEGPCEIGVGNQIFTGAAIGMEPQDLKFVGEPTWVKIGDNNLIREYVTINRATGAGEATVIGDGNLLMAYVHVAHNCVIEDHVVIANSVALAGHVHIESRARLSGVLGVHQFVHIGRHAMVGGMARIDRDVPPYMLVEGNPSRIRTLNLVGLKRSGMDSGDLQILKKAFRILYRSNLTFKDALEQLELLGDSKELQYLRRFLLLSQMPGRRGLTPGKSKFGVSDES; encoded by the coding sequence TTGAAGACGCTTATTCATCCAACTGCTGTAGTTCATCCTAACTCGGAACTCCATCCAACGGTGCAAGTCGGTGCTTATGCTGTGATTGGAGCGCATGTCAAAGTGGGTGCTGAAACAATAATTGGCGCTCATGTAGTGCTTGAAGGCCCTTGTGAAATTGGAGTGGGAAATCAGATTTTCACAGGTGCAGCTATCGGCATGGAACCCCAGGATCTAAAATTTGTGGGAGAACCTACCTGGGTCAAAATTGGTGACAACAACTTAATTCGTGAGTACGTTACTATTAACCGCGCCACTGGTGCTGGTGAAGCAACGGTAATTGGGGATGGCAATTTGCTAATGGCTTACGTTCATGTGGCTCATAACTGCGTGATTGAAGATCATGTAGTAATTGCCAACTCTGTAGCGTTAGCAGGTCATGTCCACATAGAGTCACGCGCTAGGCTAAGCGGGGTTTTGGGTGTCCATCAATTTGTACATATTGGTAGACACGCAATGGTAGGAGGCATGGCTCGTATTGACCGGGATGTGCCGCCATATATGCTAGTTGAGGGAAATCCGTCGCGGATACGCACCCTCAACCTTGTAGGACTCAAACGTTCTGGTATGGACTCAGGCGACCTGCAAATCCTGAAGAAAGCCTTCCGCATTCTCTACCGTTCTAACTTAACCTTTAAGGACGCCTTGGAACAGCTGGAACTGCTGGGAGATAGTAAAGAATTACAGTACCTGCGTCGCTTCCTACTACTTTCTCAGATGCCAGGACGGCGTGGCTTGACTCCAGGAAAGAGTAAATTCGGCGTGAGTGATGAGTCGTGA
- the fabZ gene encoding 3-hydroxyacyl-ACP dehydratase FabZ, translating to MSILTEVNSTDTLAPASTEQQPTNESTTTSEIKTTLTSEEIQQLLPHRYPFLLVDRIIDYVPQKLAVGIKNVTVNEPHFQGHFPGRPLMPGVLIVEAMAQVGGIVLKQLPGFEDGLFVFAGIDKVRFRRQVVPGDQLVMTVELLWVKQRRFARMQARTEVDGKIATEGELMFSLIN from the coding sequence ATGTCAATTCTCACTGAAGTTAATAGCACCGACACTTTGGCGCCAGCATCTACCGAACAACAACCCACTAATGAAAGTACAACCACATCTGAGATTAAAACGACTCTGACATCTGAAGAAATTCAGCAATTGCTACCCCACCGCTATCCATTTTTACTTGTAGATCGGATTATTGACTACGTACCACAGAAACTAGCTGTAGGCATTAAAAATGTCACCGTCAACGAACCCCATTTTCAAGGACATTTTCCAGGACGACCATTGATGCCAGGAGTGCTAATTGTAGAAGCAATGGCACAGGTTGGGGGAATTGTCTTAAAACAACTGCCAGGGTTTGAAGACGGACTGTTCGTTTTTGCTGGTATCGATAAAGTCCGCTTCCGCCGCCAAGTAGTACCAGGAGATCAGCTGGTAATGACCGTGGAACTGTTATGGGTAAAACAACGTCGTTTCGCTCGGATGCAAGCCCGTACTGAAGTTGACGGCAAGATTGCTACTGAAGGCGAATTGATGTTTTCTCTGATTAACTAA
- the lpxC gene encoding UDP-3-O-acyl-N-acetylglucosamine deacetylase, with the protein MQQHTLAAEITQTGVGLHSGVTTRVRILPAEAGRGRYFVRVDLPDLPIIPAQVAAVSQTVLSTQLGKGETCVCTVEHLLASLVGMSVDNARIEIDGPEVPLLDGSAGVWTANIAEVGLVSQTATTNEITLNIDAPIWVYQGDAFVCALPTLETRFSYGIDFDLPAIGNQWHSWSPSADLENASASFAAEIAPARTFGLLHQIEHLQQSGLIKGGSLDNALVCGSEGWLNPPLRFANEPVRHKILDLVGDLSLLGTFPKAHFLAYKASHNLHIQLAQKILDLAES; encoded by the coding sequence ATGCAACAGCACACTTTAGCTGCGGAAATCACCCAGACAGGAGTGGGGCTGCATAGCGGTGTGACTACCCGTGTGCGGATATTACCAGCTGAGGCGGGAAGAGGACGCTACTTTGTGCGGGTGGATTTGCCAGATTTACCAATTATTCCAGCCCAAGTTGCAGCAGTTAGCCAGACTGTTCTGTCGACTCAGCTGGGTAAAGGTGAAACGTGCGTTTGCACGGTAGAGCATTTGTTGGCATCGCTGGTGGGTATGAGTGTGGATAACGCCCGCATTGAAATTGATGGGCCAGAAGTCCCGCTTTTAGATGGTTCAGCCGGGGTGTGGACAGCCAATATCGCTGAAGTTGGTTTAGTATCACAAACAGCCACCACCAATGAAATTACCTTAAATATTGATGCACCAATATGGGTCTATCAAGGTGATGCCTTTGTTTGTGCCTTACCAACATTAGAAACCCGCTTTAGTTACGGTATTGACTTCGACCTACCCGCTATTGGTAATCAATGGCACAGCTGGTCACCATCTGCCGATTTAGAGAATGCTTCTGCTAGCTTTGCTGCGGAAATTGCCCCTGCCCGTACCTTTGGTTTGCTGCATCAAATTGAACATTTACAGCAGTCAGGGTTAATCAAAGGTGGCAGCTTGGATAATGCACTTGTTTGTGGGTCTGAAGGTTGGCTAAATCCACCATTAAGATTTGCAAATGAGCCAGTACGTCATAAAATCTTGGATTTAGTAGGAGATTTAAGTTTACTGGGTACTTTTCCCAAAGCTCATTTCTTAGCGTATAAAGCCAGCCATAATTTACACATTCAACTGGCTCAGAAAATTTTAGATTTGGCAGAAAGTTAA
- a CDS encoding BamA/TamA family outer membrane protein, whose translation MRLSPVLVAAVAIAAPLGGSMSANAQTADDFKQTTEVFTLETNQQPEKDTGQVESTENVQSFPNSTVVLQSKYLQPPFGKVLKVNSATMASPKAVLPLVTPIPVQTPQIKSKLTQLQPSPTPETTPPSNQQTPSPTPSTTPPAAAPAFPTTPGTTQPNAAPEITPPTNQQIPSPTPSTTPGGENVNPPAAAPAFPTTPGTTQPNAAPEVTPPSNQQIPSPTPSTTPGRENVNPPAAAPAFPTTPGTTQPNATPEAAEPRVLVSEVVIVPQTGQITPELENQVYRVIRTQPGRTTTRSQLQEDINAIFGTGFFSNVQAQPEDTPLGVRVSFIVQPNPVLTKVQVQANPGTGVASVLPANTVDEIFRNQYGRILNLRDLQESIKLLTKRYQDQGYVLANVIGAPQVAENGVVTLQVAEGVVENIRVRFRNKEGQETDEKGQPIRGRTQEYIITREVELKPGQVFNRNTVQKDLQRVYGLGLFEDVNVSLDPGTDPSKVDVVLNVAERSSGSIAAGAGISSASGLFGTVSYQQQNLNGRNQKLGAEVQVGERELLFDLRFTDPWIAGDPYRTSYTANIFRRSSISLIFDGDNRDIRTFENGQTDEGDRPRVLRLGGGVTFTRPLSGNPYERSEWTASAGLQYQRVSTRDADGNLRKRGALYDQDGNLILKDGNVQTTPLTLSDSGQDDLLLVQLGVQRDRRNNPLQPTSGSYLRFGVDQSVPVGLGSIFLTRLRGSYSQYVPVSFINLSKGPQTLAFNLQGGTILGDLPPYEAFTLGGSNSVRGYEEGALSSARTYVQATVEYRFPVFSVVSGALFVDVGSDLGSSTQAADLLKKNGSGYGYGLGVRVQSPLGPIRIDYGINDDGDSRINFGIGERF comes from the coding sequence ATGCGTTTATCCCCCGTATTGGTGGCAGCAGTTGCAATTGCAGCCCCTTTGGGCGGTTCAATGAGTGCAAATGCACAAACCGCTGACGATTTCAAACAGACAACAGAGGTTTTTACACTAGAAACGAATCAGCAGCCAGAAAAAGACACGGGTCAAGTTGAATCTACCGAAAATGTGCAGTCTTTCCCCAACTCAACAGTAGTTCTACAGTCAAAATATCTCCAGCCTCCATTTGGCAAAGTATTAAAAGTCAACTCAGCAACAATGGCGTCACCAAAAGCAGTATTACCATTGGTGACGCCAATTCCTGTACAAACTCCCCAAATAAAGTCAAAGCTTACTCAACTACAGCCCTCTCCCACTCCAGAAACTACACCTCCAAGTAATCAACAAACACCTTCCCCCACTCCTAGCACAACCCCACCCGCAGCGGCCCCTGCATTTCCCACAACTCCAGGAACTACTCAACCCAACGCCGCCCCAGAAATTACACCTCCAACTAATCAACAAATACCTTCTCCAACTCCTAGCACAACTCCAGGAGGGGAGAATGTTAACCCACCCGCAGCGGCCCCTGCATTTCCCACAACTCCAGGAACTACTCAACCCAACGCTGCCCCAGAAGTTACACCTCCAAGTAATCAACAAATACCTTCTCCAACTCCTAGCACAACTCCAGGCAGGGAGAATGTTAACCCACCCGCAGCAGCACCTGCATTCCCAACAACTCCAGGAACTACTCAACCCAACGCTACCCCAGAAGCGGCTGAACCACGTGTACTGGTGTCAGAAGTAGTTATCGTTCCTCAAACAGGGCAAATCACACCGGAACTGGAAAATCAAGTTTACCGAGTCATACGTACGCAACCAGGGCGGACGACAACCCGTTCTCAACTGCAAGAGGATATCAACGCCATCTTTGGCACTGGCTTTTTCTCTAACGTCCAAGCACAGCCAGAAGATACCCCTTTGGGAGTGCGAGTCAGCTTTATCGTGCAGCCCAACCCCGTCTTGACTAAGGTACAAGTCCAAGCTAATCCTGGCACTGGCGTTGCTTCGGTATTACCAGCTAATACTGTCGATGAAATTTTTCGTAATCAGTATGGCAGAATCCTCAACCTGCGTGATTTGCAAGAGAGCATCAAGCTGTTAACCAAGCGTTATCAAGACCAAGGTTACGTATTGGCAAACGTAATTGGAGCGCCGCAAGTAGCTGAAAACGGAGTTGTGACACTACAAGTAGCAGAAGGGGTAGTGGAGAATATTAGAGTCCGATTCCGCAATAAAGAGGGTCAGGAGACAGACGAAAAGGGACAACCAATTCGCGGGCGGACTCAAGAGTATATTATTACACGAGAAGTGGAGTTGAAACCAGGACAAGTATTCAACCGCAACACGGTGCAAAAAGACCTACAGCGGGTATATGGGCTGGGATTATTTGAAGATGTAAATGTCTCTCTTGACCCTGGTACAGACCCCAGCAAAGTGGATGTAGTGTTAAATGTGGCTGAGCGTAGCAGTGGTTCTATTGCCGCTGGGGCAGGGATTAGTTCTGCCAGTGGCCTATTTGGTACTGTTAGCTATCAGCAGCAAAACTTGAATGGCAGGAACCAAAAACTAGGGGCAGAAGTGCAGGTGGGAGAACGGGAACTGCTATTTGATTTGCGGTTTACAGACCCCTGGATTGCAGGCGACCCGTACCGGACTTCTTACACAGCCAATATTTTTCGCCGCAGTTCGATTTCCTTAATTTTTGATGGCGACAATCGCGATATTAGAACCTTTGAGAACGGGCAAACAGATGAAGGCGATCGCCCCCGTGTTCTGCGTTTAGGTGGCGGTGTCACCTTTACCCGTCCCCTTTCCGGCAATCCTTACGAAAGATCAGAATGGACGGCTTCAGCAGGTTTGCAGTATCAACGAGTTTCCACCCGTGATGCCGATGGCAACCTGAGAAAGAGAGGGGCATTATACGATCAAGATGGAAATCTCATCCTCAAAGATGGAAATGTCCAAACAACTCCACTAACTTTATCTGATTCAGGTCAAGACGATTTACTACTAGTCCAACTAGGGGTACAGCGCGATCGGCGTAATAACCCGTTGCAACCCACCAGTGGTTCTTATCTCCGCTTCGGGGTCGATCAATCAGTGCCAGTAGGATTAGGCAGCATTTTTCTCACTAGATTGCGGGGTAGCTATAGCCAATATGTACCCGTCAGTTTTATTAACCTCAGCAAAGGGCCACAAACCCTAGCATTTAACTTGCAAGGGGGAACAATCCTTGGTGATTTACCTCCTTATGAAGCCTTTACCCTCGGTGGTAGCAACTCCGTCCGAGGTTATGAAGAAGGGGCTTTGAGTAGTGCGCGGACTTATGTGCAGGCAACAGTTGAGTATCGGTTCCCAGTTTTTTCAGTGGTCAGTGGCGCACTATTTGTAGATGTTGGCAGTGACCTGGGAAGTAGTACCCAAGCGGCTGATTTGCTGAAGAAAAACGGTAGTGGCTACGGCTATGGTCTCGGTGTGCGCGTGCAATCTCCACTAGGGCCAATTCGTATTGACTATGGTATCAATGACGATGGTGATAGCCGCATCAATTTTGGTATTGGTGAAAGGTTTTAA